Proteins from one bacterium genomic window:
- the selD gene encoding selenide, water dikinase SelD: protein MGVSRTCGUAAKLSPAVLSEVLAGLPRAADPNLLVGFDTADDAAVYRLGPEVAVISTVDYITPVVDDPVWFGRIAAANALSDVWAMGGRPVIALNLVNFPVKQLDVGLLRDMLRGGAEKVAEAGACLAGGHSVEDPEPKYGLAVTGVVHPDRVLANVGARPGDALVLTKPLGNGVIFNANRAGKYPATELDREVLPATAALNKVACEAALRHEVHALTDVTGFGIAGHGMEMAAGSRVRFVLRFGALPLYPGAVEMYAAGVGTSSNAGNRALCGERLRFGAPLSRERQEVLFDPQTSGGLLVALPEVQAREYVRDLHAAGMPWVAVVGHVESGDPGITVIG, encoded by the coding sequence ATGGGGGTCTCCCGCACCTGCGGCTGAGCGGCGAAGCTCTCTCCGGCCGTGCTGTCGGAGGTGCTCGCCGGGCTGCCGCGCGCGGCGGACCCGAACCTGCTCGTCGGCTTCGACACGGCGGACGACGCCGCAGTCTACCGGCTGGGGCCGGAGGTCGCGGTGATCTCGACCGTCGATTACATCACGCCGGTCGTCGACGACCCCGTCTGGTTCGGCCGCATCGCCGCCGCCAATGCGCTCTCGGACGTCTGGGCCATGGGCGGCCGGCCGGTCATCGCGCTGAACCTCGTCAACTTCCCGGTGAAGCAGCTCGACGTCGGGCTGCTGCGCGACATGCTCCGCGGCGGCGCCGAGAAGGTCGCCGAGGCCGGCGCGTGCCTCGCCGGCGGCCACTCCGTCGAGGACCCCGAGCCGAAGTACGGGCTGGCGGTGACGGGCGTCGTGCACCCCGATCGCGTGCTCGCCAACGTCGGGGCCCGGCCCGGCGACGCGCTCGTGCTGACCAAGCCGCTGGGCAACGGGGTCATCTTCAACGCCAACCGCGCGGGGAAGTACCCGGCGACCGAGCTCGATCGCGAGGTGCTGCCGGCGACCGCGGCGCTCAACAAGGTCGCGTGCGAGGCGGCGCTGCGCCACGAGGTCCACGCGCTGACCGACGTCACGGGCTTCGGCATCGCCGGCCACGGCATGGAGATGGCGGCCGGGTCGAGAGTCCGCTTCGTGCTGCGCTTCGGCGCGCTCCCGCTGTACCCCGGGGCGGTCGAGATGTACGCCGCCGGTGTCGGGACCAGTTCGAACGCCGGCAACCGGGCCCTGTGCGGGGAGAGGCTGCGCTTCGGCGCGCCGTTGTCCCGCGAGCGGCAGGAGGTGTTGTTCGACCCGCAGACCTCCGGCGGCCTGCTCGTCGCGCTCCCCGAGGTGCAGGCCCGCGAGTACGTGCGCGACCTGCACGCGGCGGGGATGCCGTGGGTCGCGGTCGTCGGGCACGTCGAGTCCGGGGACCCCGGCATCACCGTGATCGGCTAG
- a CDS encoding TIGR04013 family B12-binding domain/radical SAM domain-containing protein has translation MPAPAIAFFYPRTVRYGINAVAGALEACGGFDPPELHFLRTEAALLECVPALAAAHGRVIVAFSLLSTLAPRAGALVAELRRSVPAGRLLFVAGGPHAGGDPAGTIALGFDVAVVGEGEEAFRELVRAWGEGGSLDGIAGLALSGPGGAVRPTGRRAPIDLDAFPSFAAAHHKLGPIEISRGCPFGCPFCQTSYHLGRRMRHRSAASIARHVALLAANGVRDVRVITPNAFAWGTGGAGGPEPARLEELLATVREALPRPGRIFFGSFPSEVRPEFVTPEAVALVRRYAANTMLVIGAQSGSPAQLEALGRGHCVDDVRRAVGHAVRGGLVPYVDLIFGLPGEREEDRRLSAALARELAAAGAVIHVHAFLPLPGTPWAGEPARPFDPLVRRLLSELAARRALHGDWRRKQEEALSCGAARRPGP, from the coding sequence GTGCCGGCACCTGCGATCGCGTTCTTCTACCCGCGCACCGTGCGCTACGGCATCAACGCCGTGGCCGGGGCGCTCGAGGCGTGCGGCGGCTTCGACCCCCCCGAGTTGCACTTCCTGCGCACCGAGGCTGCGCTGCTGGAGTGCGTGCCCGCGCTCGCAGCCGCGCACGGGCGGGTTATCGTCGCGTTCTCCCTGCTCAGCACCTTGGCCCCGCGGGCCGGCGCCCTGGTGGCCGAGCTGCGCCGGAGCGTGCCGGCCGGCCGGCTGCTCTTCGTCGCCGGCGGCCCGCACGCGGGCGGCGACCCGGCGGGGACCATCGCCCTCGGCTTCGACGTCGCGGTGGTCGGGGAGGGCGAGGAGGCGTTCCGCGAGCTCGTGCGCGCGTGGGGTGAAGGCGGGTCCCTGGACGGGATCGCGGGCCTCGCGCTTTCGGGCCCCGGCGGTGCTGTCCGGCCCACCGGCCGGCGCGCCCCGATCGACCTCGACGCCTTCCCGTCGTTCGCGGCGGCGCACCACAAGCTCGGCCCGATCGAGATCTCGCGCGGCTGCCCGTTCGGCTGCCCCTTCTGCCAGACCTCGTACCACCTCGGGAGGCGCATGCGCCACCGCTCCGCCGCCTCGATCGCGCGCCACGTCGCGCTGCTGGCGGCCAACGGCGTGCGCGACGTGCGCGTCATCACGCCGAACGCCTTCGCCTGGGGGACGGGCGGGGCCGGGGGCCCCGAGCCCGCGCGGCTCGAGGAGTTGCTGGCGACGGTGCGCGAGGCGCTGCCGCGGCCGGGGCGGATCTTCTTCGGGAGCTTTCCCTCCGAGGTGCGGCCGGAGTTCGTGACGCCCGAGGCGGTGGCCCTCGTGCGCCGCTACGCCGCCAACACGATGCTCGTCATCGGCGCGCAGTCCGGCAGCCCCGCGCAGCTCGAGGCCCTCGGGCGCGGACACTGCGTCGACGATGTGCGCCGCGCGGTCGGTCACGCGGTCCGCGGCGGCCTCGTTCCCTACGTGGACCTGATCTTCGGGCTGCCCGGCGAGCGCGAGGAGGACCGGCGCCTCAGCGCGGCCCTGGCGCGCGAGCTGGCCGCGGCCGGGGCGGTGATCCACGTCCACGCCTTCCTGCCGCTGCCCGGGACGCCGTGGGCCGGCGAGCCGGCCCGCCCGTTCGACCCCCTGGTGCGCCGCCTGCTCTCGGAGCTGGCCGCGCGCCGCGCGCTACACGGCGACTGGCGGCGCAAGCAGGAGGAGGCGCTCAGCTGCGGGGCGGCCCGCAGGCCCGGCCCTTGA
- a CDS encoding FAD-dependent oxidoreductase → MARFEYDIGIIGGGAAGLTVAAGAAQLGAKTLLIERSPRLGGDCLHVGCVPSKALVRAAGAWALARRAAELGLPALELPPVDLGAVMDRVHAVIDHIQEHDSPERFCRLGAQVRFGAARFVDEHVVEADGRRHSARAWVVATGSSPALPPVEGLAGVPHWTNENLFAQRTLPPRLLVLGGGPTGLEMGQALARLGARVTLVEYADQVLGAEDPDVAAVVRARLEAEGMTILTGTQALRAEAGGAGVHLTVAPVAGGGPRVLEAEALLVATGRSPSVARLGLEAAGVEYTARGIPTDARLRTNVRHIFACGDVHGRFALTHVAGYEASVALANAVLRLPRRADYARVPWCTYTEPEVASVGLNERRAREQGVAFRVLREEFAHNDRALAEGEPAGMIKVLVSPRGAVLGCQIAGAHAGELIHEWVAALAGGARLSALARAIHAYPTLAEISQRAAGSYYAERLFSARTRGLLSLLFQLKGRACGPPRS, encoded by the coding sequence ATGGCTCGCTTCGAGTACGACATCGGGATCATCGGCGGCGGCGCGGCCGGCCTGACCGTGGCCGCCGGCGCCGCGCAGCTCGGCGCGAAGACGCTGCTCATCGAGCGCTCGCCGCGCCTGGGCGGCGACTGCCTGCACGTCGGCTGCGTCCCCTCGAAGGCGCTCGTCCGCGCAGCGGGCGCGTGGGCGCTGGCGCGCAGGGCCGCGGAGCTCGGCCTCCCCGCGCTGGAACTGCCGCCCGTGGACCTCGGCGCGGTCATGGACCGGGTGCACGCGGTCATCGACCACATCCAGGAGCACGACTCGCCGGAGCGCTTCTGCCGCCTCGGCGCGCAGGTGCGCTTCGGGGCGGCGCGCTTCGTGGACGAGCACGTGGTCGAGGCCGACGGCCGGCGCCACTCGGCGCGCGCGTGGGTCGTCGCCACGGGGTCGAGCCCGGCGCTGCCGCCCGTGGAGGGCCTCGCGGGCGTGCCGCACTGGACCAACGAGAACCTCTTCGCGCAGCGGACGCTGCCGCCGCGCCTGCTCGTGCTCGGCGGGGGGCCGACCGGCCTGGAGATGGGGCAGGCGCTCGCGCGCCTCGGCGCGCGCGTGACGCTCGTGGAGTACGCCGACCAGGTGCTCGGAGCCGAGGACCCGGACGTGGCGGCGGTCGTGCGCGCCCGCCTCGAGGCCGAGGGGATGACGATCCTCACGGGGACGCAGGCGCTGCGGGCCGAGGCGGGGGGCGCAGGCGTGCACCTCACGGTCGCCCCCGTCGCCGGTGGCGGCCCGCGGGTCCTGGAGGCCGAGGCGCTGCTCGTCGCGACCGGCAGGAGCCCGAGCGTCGCGCGCCTGGGGCTGGAGGCCGCCGGCGTCGAGTACACGGCGCGCGGCATCCCCACCGACGCGCGGCTGCGCACCAACGTGCGGCACATCTTCGCCTGCGGCGACGTCCACGGCAGGTTCGCCCTGACGCATGTCGCCGGCTACGAGGCGTCGGTCGCGCTGGCCAACGCCGTCCTGCGGCTGCCGCGACGCGCCGACTACGCCCGGGTGCCCTGGTGCACCTACACGGAGCCGGAGGTCGCGAGCGTCGGCCTCAACGAGAGGCGGGCGCGCGAGCAGGGGGTCGCCTTCCGCGTCCTGCGCGAGGAGTTCGCGCACAACGACCGCGCCCTGGCCGAGGGCGAGCCGGCGGGGATGATCAAGGTCCTGGTGAGCCCCAGGGGCGCCGTCCTGGGCTGCCAGATCGCCGGCGCGCACGCGGGCGAGCTGATCCACGAGTGGGTCGCGGCCCTTGCCGGGGGCGCGCGCCTCTCGGCGCTCGCGCGCGCGATCCACGCCTACCCGACGCTCGCGGAGATCTCGCAGCGCGCCGCGGGCTCCTACTACGCGGAGCGGCTCTTCAGCGCCCGCACGCGCGGGTTGCTCTCGCTGCTCTTCCAGCTCAAGGGCCGGGCCTGCGGGCCGCCCCGCAGCTGA
- a CDS encoding TVP38/TMEM64 family protein, translated as MRGITPTAAARLKFAALIAVAIGLIAAERALPVGEHLHRALAWVAGLGPAGAVAFVAIYVAACVLMLPGSVLGLGAGAIYGVARGTAIVSVASTLGATAAFLVGRHLARGWVARRIAGNPRFAAIDAAVGREGWKIVGLTRLSPVFPFNLLNYAYGLTSVRLRDYVLASWAGMLPGTLLFVYLGSLAGSLATLGAAEARRSPAQWALFGVGLAATVAVTVLVTRIARRALDRRI; from the coding sequence ATGCGCGGTATCACCCCCACGGCTGCGGCCCGGCTGAAGTTCGCCGCCCTCATCGCGGTTGCGATCGGGCTGATCGCGGCGGAGCGGGCGCTTCCCGTCGGCGAGCACCTGCACCGCGCGCTGGCGTGGGTCGCGGGGCTCGGGCCCGCCGGCGCCGTCGCCTTCGTCGCCATCTACGTTGCCGCCTGCGTCCTGATGCTGCCCGGCTCGGTGCTCGGGCTCGGGGCGGGCGCGATCTACGGGGTCGCGCGGGGGACGGCGATCGTTTCGGTCGCCTCGACGCTCGGGGCCACCGCGGCCTTCCTCGTCGGACGCCACCTCGCGCGCGGCTGGGTGGCGCGCCGCATCGCCGGCAACCCGCGCTTCGCGGCGATCGACGCGGCGGTCGGGCGCGAGGGCTGGAAGATCGTCGGCTTGACGCGCCTCTCCCCCGTGTTCCCGTTCAACCTCCTGAACTACGCCTACGGCCTGACCAGCGTGCGTCTGCGCGACTACGTCCTCGCCTCGTGGGCCGGCATGCTCCCCGGGACGCTGCTCTTCGTCTATCTCGGGTCGCTCGCCGGGTCGCTCGCCACTCTCGGGGCGGCCGAGGCCCGGCGATCGCCCGCCCAGTGGGCGCTCTTCGGCGTCGGCCTGGCGGCGACCGTCGCCGTCACCGTCCTCGTGACCCGGATCGCGCGGCGGGCGCTGGACCGGAGGATCTGA
- a CDS encoding MFS transporter, whose product MPLPPFGATSRVGRYTQRVWLRAAVLDGVVLGISLLNEYVAKKTLGAGDALLTALVVGPTAALLFAAWWSGLLAGREKSSTFLVFGLLGRLSLLLVSLATSAAAFTAVLGTATFLSGAMVPAVNSLLQRNFTAAERGRVLGLGSALQAVTTIAVSLVIGRLYDWRPDAYRWAYALAAVCGFFSCLAQARVRFRARPGDPRERPLFAAGFGRSLSRALRRPFAGALGLLREDRGFRRYEMGFMAYGLAWMMLQPTIPVFLVERLDVAYADVANARGLIYYTMIAVLSHPFGRLLDRVGPLVVSRLAFAVLAAFPLALAAARGVGAVFAAFVVFGVGMAAVNLGWTTGPIHFARERDSSGYMGAHVALVGVRAIIGGPFGIWLYRASGSPAATFAVTSALFLLGALIMGTAARLQRHDPRLRADPAG is encoded by the coding sequence ATGCCCCTTCCCCCCTTCGGCGCCACGAGCAGGGTCGGGCGCTACACCCAGCGCGTCTGGCTGCGCGCCGCCGTGCTCGACGGCGTCGTCCTCGGCATCTCGCTGCTCAACGAGTACGTCGCCAAGAAGACCCTCGGCGCCGGGGACGCGCTGCTGACGGCGCTCGTCGTCGGCCCGACGGCCGCGCTGCTCTTCGCGGCGTGGTGGTCCGGCCTGCTCGCCGGGCGCGAGAAGTCCTCCACCTTTCTCGTCTTCGGCCTCCTCGGCCGGCTCTCGCTGCTGCTCGTGTCGCTCGCGACGAGCGCCGCCGCGTTCACGGCGGTGCTCGGCACGGCGACCTTCCTCTCCGGCGCGATGGTCCCCGCCGTCAACTCGCTGCTCCAGCGCAACTTCACCGCGGCCGAGCGCGGCCGCGTGCTCGGCCTCGGCAGCGCGCTGCAGGCGGTGACCACGATCGCCGTCTCCCTCGTCATCGGGCGGCTCTACGACTGGCGCCCGGACGCCTACCGCTGGGCCTACGCCCTCGCCGCGGTCTGCGGCTTCTTCTCGTGTCTCGCCCAGGCCCGCGTGCGCTTCCGCGCCCGTCCCGGCGACCCGCGGGAGCGCCCGCTCTTCGCGGCGGGTTTCGGGCGGTCCCTGTCCAGGGCGCTGCGCCGCCCCTTCGCCGGGGCGCTCGGGCTGCTGCGCGAGGACCGCGGCTTCCGCCGCTACGAGATGGGGTTCATGGCCTACGGACTGGCCTGGATGATGCTGCAACCGACCATCCCGGTCTTCCTCGTCGAGCGCCTCGACGTGGCCTACGCCGACGTCGCGAACGCGCGGGGGCTGATCTACTACACCATGATCGCGGTGCTCTCGCACCCGTTCGGCCGGCTGCTCGACCGCGTCGGCCCGCTCGTCGTCTCGCGCCTGGCCTTCGCGGTCCTGGCCGCGTTTCCGCTGGCGCTCGCCGCGGCGCGCGGGGTCGGCGCCGTGTTCGCCGCCTTCGTCGTCTTCGGCGTCGGCATGGCCGCGGTGAACCTCGGCTGGACGACCGGTCCGATCCACTTCGCGCGCGAGCGCGACTCCTCCGGCTACATGGGGGCGCACGTCGCGCTCGTTGGCGTGCGCGCAATCATCGGCGGACCGTTCGGCATCTGGCTCTACCGCGCGAGCGGCTCGCCGGCGGCGACCTTCGCGGTCACCTCCGCGCTCTTCCTGCTCGGGGCCCTGATCATGGGGACGGCCGCACGGCTGCAGCGACACGATCCGCGCCTGCGCGCGGATCCGGCAGGGTAG
- a CDS encoding PAS domain S-box protein — protein sequence MADPKDAAAGTAAEVARLRALHERSIHYIRDKIDELLRVMGTAPLRPEELDDETLIALDPIGIVAGSFRQVLAHLQQTNEQLRFAREELRAIFDSAGLGVLVIDREQRILASNEKLREQFAAGIPETEVLGRCCRDVVCKSDRPERPCPFMGTFRTGEAFRFADWPVGGRHYDVVETALRNAAGEVTGAVLVYADITDRINAGNALQASEERYRDLFETTTDLIMSARLDGSLEYVNPAWCRTLGYTEEESARLSLSDLLHPECDDGCRNRIATLLGGGSGGKVHTMLLAKGGRKVVLEGDVSLVRDQGRPIGIRGILRDVTDKEILEEELRRREKLESVGLLAGGIAHDFNNILTAVLGNINLAMTAGPPPPLRERLVEAEKATLAARRLTQQLLTFAHGGAPVKRLTALADVIRDQATFCCRGSQVTCAVAVDPALRAAEVDEGQIGQVVHNIVLNAVQAMPEGGTVRVEAANVPSGVAEAPILGAGAYVRISVRDSGCGIPRDDLQRMFEPYFTTKAGGTGLGLAVSYSIVRQHGGHILVTSEPGRGSTFSVYLPASAETPPPAGEERQTLHAGRGRVLVMDDEAIVREIAVQMLGALGYDAEAVGDGAAALAAWEQARAAGRPFAAVIMDLTIPGGMGGKEAVGELRRRDPRARAIVSSGYSSDPIMASYAEHGFCGVIAKPYRLSDLSDVLRAATGRSSGAPA from the coding sequence GTGGCTGACCCGAAGGACGCCGCCGCCGGAACCGCCGCCGAGGTCGCGCGGCTGCGCGCGCTGCATGAGCGCTCGATACACTACATCCGTGACAAGATCGACGAGCTGCTGCGGGTCATGGGGACTGCGCCCCTGCGCCCCGAGGAGCTCGACGACGAGACGCTCATCGCGCTCGACCCGATCGGGATCGTCGCGGGCTCCTTCCGGCAGGTGCTGGCGCACCTGCAGCAGACCAACGAGCAGCTGCGCTTCGCGCGCGAGGAGCTGCGCGCCATCTTCGACTCCGCGGGGCTCGGCGTGCTGGTCATCGACCGGGAGCAGCGCATCCTGGCGAGCAACGAGAAGCTGCGCGAGCAGTTCGCGGCCGGCATCCCCGAGACCGAGGTCCTCGGCCGCTGCTGCCGCGACGTCGTCTGCAAGAGCGACCGGCCGGAGCGGCCCTGCCCGTTCATGGGCACGTTCCGCACGGGGGAGGCCTTCCGCTTCGCGGACTGGCCCGTGGGCGGACGGCACTACGACGTCGTCGAGACCGCGCTGCGCAACGCCGCGGGGGAGGTCACGGGCGCCGTCCTCGTCTACGCCGACATCACCGACCGGATCAACGCGGGCAACGCGCTGCAGGCGAGCGAGGAGCGCTACCGCGACCTGTTCGAGACGACGACCGACCTGATCATGAGCGCGCGGCTCGACGGCTCCCTCGAGTACGTCAACCCCGCCTGGTGCCGCACGCTCGGGTACACCGAGGAGGAGAGCGCGCGCCTTTCCCTCAGCGACCTGCTCCACCCCGAGTGCGACGACGGGTGCCGCAACCGCATCGCCACGCTGCTCGGCGGCGGCAGCGGCGGCAAGGTGCACACGATGCTCCTGGCGAAGGGCGGCCGCAAGGTCGTGCTCGAGGGCGACGTCAGCCTCGTGCGCGACCAGGGCCGCCCCATCGGCATCCGCGGGATCCTCCGGGACGTCACGGACAAGGAGATCCTCGAGGAGGAGCTGCGCCGGCGCGAGAAGCTCGAGTCCGTCGGCCTGCTCGCGGGCGGCATCGCCCACGACTTCAACAACATCCTCACGGCGGTCCTCGGCAACATCAACCTGGCGATGACGGCGGGCCCTCCCCCCCCCCTGCGCGAGCGCCTTGTGGAGGCCGAGAAGGCCACCCTCGCCGCGCGCAGGCTGACGCAGCAGCTGTTGACGTTCGCGCACGGCGGCGCCCCGGTCAAGCGGCTCACCGCCCTCGCCGACGTCATCCGCGACCAGGCGACGTTCTGCTGCCGCGGCTCGCAGGTCACCTGCGCCGTCGCGGTCGACCCCGCGCTCCGGGCCGCCGAGGTCGACGAGGGGCAGATCGGCCAGGTCGTGCACAACATCGTGCTCAACGCCGTGCAGGCCATGCCCGAGGGCGGCACGGTGCGGGTGGAGGCCGCCAACGTCCCCTCGGGGGTGGCCGAGGCGCCGATCCTCGGGGCCGGGGCGTACGTCCGCATCTCGGTGCGGGACAGCGGCTGCGGCATCCCGCGCGACGACCTCCAGCGGATGTTCGAGCCCTACTTCACGACGAAGGCGGGCGGCACCGGCCTGGGACTGGCGGTCAGCTACTCCATCGTCCGGCAGCACGGCGGACACATCCTCGTGACCTCCGAGCCGGGGCGGGGCTCGACCTTCTCCGTCTACCTGCCCGCCAGCGCCGAGACGCCGCCGCCCGCGGGGGAGGAGCGACAGACGCTCCATGCCGGGCGCGGGCGCGTCCTCGTCATGGACGACGAGGCCATCGTGCGGGAGATCGCCGTGCAGATGCTCGGCGCGCTCGGCTACGACGCCGAGGCGGTCGGGGACGGCGCGGCGGCGCTCGCCGCCTGGGAGCAGGCGCGTGCCGCCGGGCGGCCGTTCGCCGCGGTGATCATGGACCTCACCATTCCCGGGGGCATGGGCGGCAAGGAGGCGGTCGGCGAACTGCGCCGTCGCGACCCCAGGGCGCGGGCCATCGTCTCGAGCGGGTACTCCAGCGACCCGATCATGGCCAGCTACGCGGAGCACGGCTTCTGCGGTGTCATCGCCAAGCCCTACCGCCTGAGCGACCTCTCCGACGTGCTGCGCGCGGCGACCGGCCGGAGCAGCGGCGCCCCCGCCTAG
- a CDS encoding sulfurtransferase TusA family protein has product METIEFDIRGQICPSTLLIALREMNAHEPALREGRARLVFLTDNRDCITTIPESARNMGYAATVERRGGCYAIELRRG; this is encoded by the coding sequence ATGGAGACCATCGAGTTCGACATCCGCGGGCAGATCTGCCCCTCGACGCTGCTCATCGCCCTGCGCGAGATGAACGCGCACGAGCCGGCCCTGCGGGAGGGGCGTGCACGCCTGGTGTTTCTCACCGACAACCGCGACTGCATCACGACCATCCCCGAGAGCGCACGCAACATGGGGTACGCCGCGACGGTCGAGCGCCGCGGCGGCTGCTACGCGATCGAACTGCGCCGTGGCTGA
- a CDS encoding YeeE/YedE thiosulfate transporter family protein: MAGNTYLLVALASLALGLAAGAVMHRADFCLAGTFRDLFLFRRTGGLRALALAVLATMVLFEAARLAGLLPNYPFPLFYAPTAANVVGGILFGVGMVLAGGCVVGTLYRMGAGSLVSATAFLGLIAGSAAYAEVYPFWSVFLRRATFFPGKVTLPEILGVTPTIPVALVAVAGAVLLLRRGAHAKLQVVSAAAGHLQPWLAGLALAALTATSAVVVGLPLGVTTSYAKIGAWLERLAAPGHFAGLALFKTTPLSYRHPLTGELLAGGPGPQFDALAAIQYPLVAGIVLGAALSALALGEWRLGRGVPRRQLISGFAGGVAMGLASRMAPTCNVWHLLGGLPMLAASSFLFLAGLFPGAWVGGRLLTTVVVPGTTPPPRAR; this comes from the coding sequence ATGGCAGGGAACACCTATCTGCTTGTCGCCCTCGCGTCGCTGGCCCTCGGGCTGGCGGCCGGGGCGGTCATGCACCGCGCGGACTTCTGCCTCGCCGGCACGTTCCGGGACCTGTTCCTCTTCCGCCGCACCGGCGGGCTGCGCGCGCTGGCGCTGGCGGTGCTCGCGACAATGGTGCTCTTCGAGGCGGCCCGCCTGGCCGGCCTGCTCCCGAACTATCCCTTCCCGCTCTTCTACGCGCCGACCGCCGCCAACGTCGTCGGCGGCATCCTCTTCGGCGTCGGCATGGTGCTCGCCGGCGGCTGCGTCGTCGGCACGCTCTACCGCATGGGCGCCGGCAGCCTCGTCAGCGCGACGGCGTTTCTCGGGCTGATCGCCGGCAGCGCCGCCTACGCCGAGGTCTACCCCTTCTGGTCCGTCTTCCTGCGACGCGCGACGTTCTTTCCCGGCAAGGTGACGCTGCCCGAGATCCTCGGCGTCACGCCGACGATCCCGGTGGCGCTCGTCGCCGTCGCCGGCGCGGTCCTGCTGCTGCGCCGCGGTGCCCATGCCAAGCTGCAGGTCGTCTCGGCGGCCGCCGGCCACCTCCAGCCGTGGCTCGCGGGCCTCGCGCTCGCCGCCCTCACCGCCACCTCCGCCGTCGTCGTCGGCCTGCCGCTGGGCGTGACCACCTCGTACGCCAAGATCGGCGCGTGGCTCGAGCGACTGGCGGCCCCGGGGCACTTCGCCGGCCTGGCGCTCTTCAAGACCACGCCGCTCTCCTACCGTCACCCGCTGACCGGCGAGCTGCTCGCCGGCGGCCCCGGCCCGCAGTTCGACGCGCTGGCCGCGATCCAGTACCCGCTCGTGGCCGGGATCGTCCTCGGGGCCGCGCTCTCCGCGCTGGCGCTCGGCGAATGGCGCCTCGGCCGCGGCGTCCCCCGGCGCCAGCTGATCTCGGGGTTTGCCGGCGGGGTCGCCATGGGCCTGGCCTCGCGCATGGCGCCCACGTGCAACGTCTGGCACCTGCTCGGCGGCCTGCCGATGCTCGCCGCCTCCAGCTTCCTCTTCCTCGCCGGCCTGTTCCCGGGCGCCTGGGTCGGCGGGCGGCTGCTGACGACCGTGGTGGTCCCGGGGACGACGCCACCGCCGCGCGCGAGGTGA
- the mtgA gene encoding monofunctional biosynthetic peptidoglycan transglycosylase, translating into MTPPDEAVPRPGASRTPLRRHVFRAALLLAAALLLYEGSFFARILWWRTHAPGTTAFMRARLAELRRRDPSAALDQTWVPYGRISLQLKRAVVAAEDAKFLSHEGFDWEEIGKARERNEARGRVVRGASTITQQLAKNLFLSGRRSWARKGQEALIALMLEAALDKRRILELYLNVIEWGERTYGAEAAARRYFGAGAAELTAEQAARLAAMIPNPRFYERRGVTGYLARRSDVIRARMEQVRAP; encoded by the coding sequence ATGACCCCGCCCGACGAAGCGGTCCCGCGCCCCGGCGCGTCGCGGACGCCCCTGCGCCGGCACGTGTTCCGCGCGGCGCTGCTGCTCGCGGCAGCCCTTCTGCTCTACGAGGGCTCGTTCTTCGCGCGCATCCTCTGGTGGCGCACCCACGCCCCGGGGACGACGGCCTTCATGCGCGCCCGGCTCGCCGAGCTGCGCCGGCGGGACCCGAGCGCGGCGCTCGACCAGACCTGGGTACCCTACGGGCGCATTTCCCTCCAGCTCAAGCGCGCGGTCGTCGCCGCGGAGGACGCGAAGTTCCTCTCCCACGAGGGCTTCGACTGGGAGGAGATCGGGAAGGCGCGCGAGCGCAACGAGGCGCGCGGGCGGGTCGTCCGCGGCGCCTCGACGATCACCCAGCAGCTCGCCAAGAACCTCTTCCTCTCCGGGCGACGCTCCTGGGCGCGCAAGGGGCAGGAGGCGCTCATCGCGCTGATGCTCGAGGCGGCGCTCGACAAGCGGCGGATCCTCGAGCTGTACCTCAACGTCATCGAATGGGGCGAGCGCACGTACGGCGCCGAGGCCGCGGCGCGGAGGTACTTCGGCGCCGGCGCGGCGGAGCTGACGGCGGAGCAGGCGGCCCGCCTCGCGGCCATGATTCCGAACCCGCGTTTCTACGAGCGACGCGGCGTCACCGGCTACCTCGCGCGCCGGAGCGACGTGATCCGCGCCCGCATGGAGCAGGTGCGCGCGCCGTAG
- the rph gene encoding ribonuclease PH — MKRSDGREPHELRPVKIQTGFQRNAEGSALITVGGTTVLCAASVEDKVPQFLRNTGRGWVTAEYAMLPRATNTRMQRESSAGKVGGRTHEIQRLIGRSLRAVTDLAAFGERTLWVDCDVLEADGGTRTASITGAFVAVALAFEKLRAAGKIARVPLVDHVAAVSVGVIDDEVRLDLCYEEDSRAEVDMNVVMTGSGRLVEIQGTAEGAPFSWHRLDEMGSAGRAGIRELVALQAEVLGPLAVGKK; from the coding sequence ATGAAGCGAAGCGACGGACGCGAACCGCACGAGCTGCGCCCTGTGAAAATCCAGACGGGGTTCCAGCGCAACGCCGAGGGCTCCGCCCTGATCACCGTGGGCGGGACGACGGTCCTCTGCGCGGCGAGCGTCGAGGACAAGGTCCCCCAGTTCCTGCGCAACACGGGGCGCGGGTGGGTGACGGCCGAGTACGCCATGCTGCCGCGCGCGACGAACACCCGCATGCAGCGCGAATCGAGCGCCGGGAAGGTGGGCGGGCGCACGCACGAGATCCAGCGGCTCATCGGCCGCTCGCTGCGGGCGGTGACCGACCTGGCGGCGTTCGGCGAGCGCACCCTCTGGGTCGACTGCGACGTGCTCGAGGCCGACGGCGGCACGCGCACCGCCTCGATCACCGGGGCCTTCGTGGCGGTCGCGCTCGCCTTCGAGAAGTTGCGCGCCGCAGGGAAGATCGCGCGCGTGCCGCTGGTCGACCACGTGGCGGCGGTCAGCGTCGGGGTGATCGACGACGAGGTGCGCCTCGACCTCTGCTACGAGGAGGACTCGCGCGCCGAGGTCGACATGAACGTCGTCATGACCGGCTCGGGGAGGCTCGTCGAGATCCAGGGGACCGCAGAGGGGGCGCCCTTCTCGTGGCACCGCCTCGACGAGATGGGCTCGGCGGGGCGCGCCGGCATCCGCGAACTGGTTGCGTTGCAGGCCGAAGTGCTCGGGCCTCTGGCGGTCGGGAAGAAGTAG